In Acidovorax sp. 106, the following proteins share a genomic window:
- a CDS encoding ABC transporter permease — protein MPAAPSPSPSSPAHTTSRWAALRAHCANIFRLGIKELWSLWRDPMMLVLIVYTTTLAVYSAGKAQPETLSHVPIAIVDEDVSALSQRIATAFFAPQFVGPDLITPQDVDPGLDAGRYTLVLHIPPNFQRDVLAGKVPRVQLNMDATRMMQAFSSNGAVQQIVQSEVAEFVQRYRAVSAPAIDLVVRARFNPALTPSWFGSVMELINIVTMLSIILTGAALIREREHGTVEHLLVMPVTPAEIMLAKVWAMALVVLVATWVSLTVVIRWAIGVPIEGSVPLFLLGTVLHLFATTSMGIYMATLARSMPQFGLLMVLTMMPLEMLSGGVTPRESMPQWVQYVMALAPTTHFTELSQAILYRGAGLSVVWSSLVWLLAIGVALFALALARFRKTIARMA, from the coding sequence ATGCCTGCAGCCCCTTCTCCTTCACCCAGTTCACCTGCTCACACCACCAGCCGCTGGGCCGCCCTGCGCGCGCATTGCGCCAATATCTTTCGCCTGGGTATCAAAGAGCTGTGGAGCCTGTGGCGCGACCCGATGATGCTGGTGCTCATCGTCTACACCACCACGCTGGCGGTGTACAGCGCGGGCAAGGCCCAGCCAGAGACGCTCTCGCACGTGCCCATCGCCATCGTCGATGAAGACGTGTCCGCGCTCTCGCAGCGCATTGCCACCGCGTTTTTTGCGCCGCAGTTTGTGGGGCCTGACCTGATCACCCCGCAAGACGTGGACCCTGGCCTGGACGCGGGCCGCTACACGCTGGTGCTGCACATACCACCCAACTTCCAGCGCGATGTGCTGGCAGGCAAGGTGCCGCGCGTGCAGCTCAACATGGACGCCACGCGCATGATGCAGGCCTTCAGCTCCAACGGCGCGGTGCAGCAAATCGTGCAGTCGGAGGTGGCCGAGTTTGTGCAGCGCTACCGGGCCGTGTCCGCTCCTGCCATTGATCTGGTCGTGCGCGCCCGGTTCAACCCGGCGCTCACGCCCTCGTGGTTTGGCTCGGTCATGGAGTTGATCAACATCGTCACCATGCTCTCCATCATCCTTACCGGCGCCGCGCTGATCCGCGAGCGAGAGCACGGCACGGTGGAGCACTTGCTGGTCATGCCCGTGACCCCGGCAGAGATCATGCTGGCCAAGGTGTGGGCCATGGCGCTGGTGGTGCTGGTGGCCACCTGGGTGTCGCTCACGGTGGTGATTCGCTGGGCGATTGGCGTGCCCATTGAGGGCTCGGTGCCGCTGTTTTTGCTGGGCACCGTGCTGCACCTGTTTGCCACCACCTCCATGGGCATCTACATGGCCACGCTGGCGCGCAGCATGCCGCAGTTTGGCTTGCTGATGGTGTTGACCATGATGCCGCTGGAGATGCTCTCAGGCGGCGTCACGCCGCGCGAGAGCATGCCGCAATGGGTGCAGTACGTGATGGCGCTGGCCCCCACCACGCACTTCACCGAGCTGTCCCAGGCCATCCTGTACCGGGGTGCGGGGCTGTCCGTGGTGTGGTCGTCGTTGGTGTGGCTGCTGGCGATTGGGGTGGCGCTGTTTGCGCTGGCGCTGGCACGGTTTCGCAAGACCATCGCACGAATGGCTTGA
- the rbbA gene encoding ribosome-associated ATPase/putative transporter RbbA gives MAPTTGGQRKHADGSPQGRTVTAPVVTLAGVSQRYGATVALAGIDLQVPSARMVGLIGPDGVGKSSLLALVAGARAVQQGRVMVLGGDMADGRHRDAVCPRIAYMPQGLGKNLYPTLSVEENLQFFGRLFGHDTAERRRRIDDLTRSTGLHPFLARPAGKLSGGMKQKLALCCALIHDPDLLILDEPTTGVDPLARAQFWDLIARIRAGRPGMSVLVATAYMEEAQRFDWLVAMDEGRILATGTPAELMQRTGHASLEAAFVALLPEAKRRGHQPVVITPLLADAAAEIAIEAQGLTMQFGDFVAVDHVSFRIQRGEIFGFLGSNGCGKSTTMKMLTGLLPATEGQAWLFGQTVDPKDMATRRRVGYMSQAFSLYSELSVEQNLVLHARLFHVPEADVPQRVQTMLERFDLQAARSTLPMQLPLGMRQRLSLAVAMVHQPELLILDEPTSGVDPIARDNFWRLMVELARRDKVTIFISTHFMNEAERCDRISLMHAGRVLTSAAPADIVAQRGAATLEEAFIGYLQEAAGTPAEQGDDALASAAAPAVPVSHSAPARPGWAVRLRQSLARIYSTQWRESLELRRDPVRSALALLGSLLLMFVMGYGISMDVESLRFAVLDRDQSATSRAYVLNLSGSRYFLERPPISEYTELDKRMRSGELSLAIEIPPGFGRDVERGKAVQIAAWVDGAMPQRAQTVLGYVQGMHQQWLVDAVRSRTGVAPVGLLEVETRYRYNPDVRSLPAMVPAVIPLLLLMLPAMLTALAVVREKEMGSIINLYVTPTTRTEFMLGKQLPYVALAMLNFGLMVLAAVTVFGVPITGSLATLTGAALLFSLCSTGMGLLASTVTRSQIAAMFFAMVGTLIPAVQFSGLINPVSSLVGVARWIGEIYPASHMFTISRGVFSKALSLHDLQPEFWALGVSAPVIIGVAIALLRKQES, from the coding sequence ATGGCCCCAACAACTGGCGGTCAAAGAAAGCATGCAGACGGCAGCCCCCAAGGCCGCACAGTGACCGCACCCGTCGTCACCCTTGCAGGCGTCAGCCAGCGCTACGGCGCTACGGTGGCGCTGGCGGGCATTGACCTGCAGGTGCCCTCGGCCCGCATGGTGGGTTTGATTGGACCGGATGGGGTGGGCAAATCCAGCCTGCTGGCGCTGGTGGCTGGGGCGCGTGCCGTGCAGCAAGGGCGGGTGATGGTGCTGGGTGGCGATATGGCCGATGGCCGCCACCGCGACGCCGTGTGCCCGCGCATTGCCTACATGCCGCAGGGCCTGGGCAAGAACCTGTACCCCACGCTGTCGGTGGAAGAAAACCTGCAGTTCTTTGGCCGCCTGTTTGGCCACGACACGGCCGAGCGCCGCCGTCGCATCGACGACCTGACGCGCAGTACCGGGCTGCACCCGTTTCTGGCGCGGCCAGCGGGCAAGCTCTCAGGCGGCATGAAGCAAAAGCTGGCCCTGTGCTGCGCCCTCATCCACGACCCTGACCTGCTCATCCTGGACGAGCCCACCACGGGCGTGGACCCGCTGGCCCGCGCCCAGTTCTGGGATTTGATCGCCCGCATCCGCGCGGGCCGCCCTGGCATGAGCGTGCTCGTGGCCACGGCCTACATGGAAGAAGCCCAGCGCTTTGACTGGCTGGTGGCCATGGACGAAGGCCGCATCCTGGCCACAGGCACGCCTGCCGAACTGATGCAGCGCACTGGCCACGCCAGCCTGGAGGCCGCCTTTGTGGCCCTGCTGCCGGAGGCCAAGCGGCGTGGGCACCAGCCGGTGGTCATCACCCCTTTGCTGGCCGATGCGGCGGCAGAAATCGCCATCGAGGCCCAGGGCCTGACCATGCAGTTTGGCGACTTTGTGGCGGTGGACCATGTGAGCTTTCGCATCCAGCGCGGCGAGATTTTTGGTTTTCTGGGCAGCAACGGCTGTGGCAAGTCCACCACCATGAAGATGCTCACGGGCCTGCTGCCCGCCACCGAAGGGCAGGCGTGGCTGTTTGGCCAGACGGTGGACCCAAAAGACATGGCCACGCGCCGCCGCGTGGGCTACATGTCGCAAGCGTTCTCGCTGTACAGCGAGCTGTCGGTCGAGCAAAACCTGGTGCTGCACGCCCGGCTGTTCCATGTGCCCGAGGCAGATGTGCCCCAGCGGGTGCAGACCATGCTGGAGCGCTTTGACCTGCAAGCCGCGCGCAGCACGCTGCCCATGCAGTTGCCGCTGGGCATGCGCCAGCGCCTGTCGCTGGCCGTGGCCATGGTGCACCAGCCCGAGCTGCTGATCCTGGACGAGCCCACCTCGGGCGTGGACCCGATTGCGCGCGACAACTTCTGGCGCCTGATGGTGGAGCTGGCCCGGCGCGACAAGGTCACTATCTTCATCTCCACCCACTTCATGAACGAGGCCGAGCGCTGCGACCGTATCTCGCTCATGCACGCAGGCCGGGTGCTCACCAGTGCCGCACCGGCCGACATCGTGGCCCAGCGTGGTGCGGCCACGCTGGAGGAGGCTTTTATCGGTTACCTGCAAGAGGCCGCAGGCACCCCGGCAGAGCAGGGGGACGATGCACTGGCTTCTGCAGCCGCCCCGGCTGTGCCGGTGTCGCACTCAGCACCTGCACGCCCCGGCTGGGCCGTGCGGCTGCGCCAAAGCCTGGCGCGCATCTACAGCACGCAGTGGCGCGAGTCGCTGGAGCTGCGGCGCGACCCGGTGCGCAGCGCCCTGGCGCTGCTGGGCTCGCTGCTGCTGATGTTTGTGATGGGCTACGGCATCAGCATGGATGTGGAGAGCCTGCGCTTTGCGGTGCTGGACCGTGATCAGTCGGCCACCAGCCGTGCCTATGTGCTCAACCTCTCGGGGTCGCGCTACTTTTTGGAGCGGCCACCGATCAGCGAATACACCGAGCTGGACAAGCGCATGCGCTCGGGCGAGCTGTCACTGGCCATTGAGATACCGCCCGGCTTTGGCCGCGATGTGGAGCGGGGCAAGGCTGTGCAGATTGCGGCCTGGGTAGACGGCGCCATGCCCCAGCGCGCGCAGACCGTGCTGGGCTATGTGCAGGGCATGCACCAGCAGTGGCTGGTCGATGCCGTGCGCAGCCGCACTGGCGTGGCCCCCGTTGGCCTGCTGGAGGTGGAAACCCGCTACCGCTACAACCCCGATGTGCGCAGCCTGCCCGCCATGGTGCCGGCCGTCATCCCGCTGCTGCTGCTCATGCTGCCCGCCATGCTGACTGCGCTGGCGGTGGTGCGCGAAAAAGAGATGGGCTCCATCATCAATCTCTACGTCACCCCCACCACGCGCACCGAATTCATGCTGGGCAAGCAGCTGCCCTACGTGGCGCTGGCCATGCTCAACTTTGGGCTCATGGTGCTTGCTGCTGTCACGGTGTTTGGCGTGCCCATCACCGGCAGCCTGGCCACGCTCACAGGGGCGGCGCTGCTGTTCAGCCTGTGCTCCACGGGCATGGGGCTGCTCGCGTCCACTGTCACGCGCAGCCAGATTGCCGCCATGTTCTTTGCCATGGTGGGCACGTTGATCCCGGCGGTGCAGTTTTCGGGGCTTATCAACCCGGTATCGTCGCTGGTGGGTGTGGCCCGCTGGATTGGCGAGATCTACCCTGCCAGCCACATGTTCACCATCAGCCGGGGGGTGTTCAGCAAGGCGCTGTCGCTGCACGACCTGCAACCCGAGTTCTGGGCCCTGGGCGTCTCGGCCCCGGTCATCATCGGCGTGGCGATTGCGCTGCTGCGCAAACAAGAGAGCTGA
- a CDS encoding HlyD family secretion protein, whose protein sequence is MSKKLKTFAAIAVLLAGVGGGLLYWQPWKTQGLGEGFVSGNGRIEATEVSVATKLAGRVLEISASEGDFVTAGQTVARMQIDSLQAQRDEAVARQQQARLAVSSAQVQVAQRESDYQSALAVVAQRDSDLDTAKRRLPRSEQLARDGFFSTQLLDDDRAKVRSLQAALTAAQAQAKAAQAGIGAARTQVTSAEANTRALDATLARIDVELADSDLKAPRDGRVQFRVVQPGEVIGAGARVLQLADLSDVYMTFFLPEAVAGRVAMGSEVRIVLDAAPGFVIPASVSFVASTAQFTPKTVETASERQKLMFRVRAQIPKELLVRHREQVKTGLPGVAWLRIDANAAWPQQLAVKESMQTAAPKAAQ, encoded by the coding sequence ATGAGCAAGAAGCTGAAGACCTTTGCCGCCATTGCGGTGCTGTTGGCAGGGGTGGGGGGAGGGCTGCTGTACTGGCAGCCATGGAAGACCCAAGGCCTCGGTGAAGGCTTCGTCAGCGGCAACGGCCGCATCGAGGCGACCGAAGTGTCGGTGGCCACCAAACTGGCGGGCCGGGTGCTGGAGATATCGGCCAGCGAGGGCGATTTTGTGACCGCTGGGCAAACCGTGGCCCGCATGCAGATCGACAGCCTGCAGGCCCAACGCGACGAGGCCGTGGCCCGGCAGCAGCAAGCCCGGCTGGCCGTGAGCAGCGCCCAGGTGCAAGTGGCGCAGCGTGAGAGCGACTACCAATCTGCACTGGCCGTGGTGGCCCAGCGCGACAGCGATTTGGACACCGCCAAGCGGCGCCTGCCGCGCTCTGAGCAACTGGCGCGCGACGGGTTCTTTTCGACCCAACTGTTGGACGATGACCGCGCCAAGGTTCGCAGCCTGCAGGCGGCCCTCACGGCGGCCCAGGCCCAGGCCAAGGCAGCGCAGGCGGGCATTGGCGCGGCTCGCACGCAGGTCACCAGTGCCGAGGCCAACACCCGAGCACTGGACGCCACGCTGGCCCGCATTGACGTGGAGCTGGCCGACAGTGACCTGAAGGCCCCGCGCGATGGGCGGGTGCAGTTCCGTGTGGTGCAGCCTGGCGAGGTGATTGGCGCAGGCGCCCGCGTGCTGCAGCTGGCCGATCTGAGCGATGTGTACATGACCTTCTTCTTGCCCGAGGCTGTGGCGGGCCGCGTCGCTATGGGCAGCGAGGTGCGCATCGTGCTCGACGCAGCCCCCGGCTTTGTGATCCCTGCCAGCGTGTCGTTTGTGGCCAGCACCGCACAGTTCACCCCCAAGACGGTGGAGACAGCCAGCGAGCGGCAAAAACTCATGTTCCGCGTGCGGGCGCAGATTCCCAAAGAGCTGCTGGTGCGCCACCGGGAGCAGGTCAAGACGGGCCTGCCCGGCGTGGCTTGGCTGCGCATTGACGCCAACGCCGCATGGCCCCAACAACTGGCGGTCAAAGAAAGCATGCAGACGGCAGCCCCCAAGGCCGCACAGTGA
- a CDS encoding DUF1569 domain-containing protein has protein sequence MPKTTLSARQGQSSSRRRWLKLSAWAAGATAAAGVAGTGLWMYQPGNDRQLVFATLQQAMQEVDRLSAAGTQALEPATAWSWSQTLEHCAQSIEFSLRGFPVPKAALFQRTAGAAAFAAFAALGRMRHSLAEPIPGAPALAAAAPDASAALARLRQAVQDFAAHPGPLQPHFAYGPLGRTQYEQAHAMHLANHLSAFDVRPG, from the coding sequence ATGCCCAAGACAACGCTCTCAGCCCGCCAAGGGCAATCCTCCTCGCGGCGGCGCTGGCTCAAGCTGAGTGCGTGGGCTGCGGGGGCCACAGCAGCGGCAGGTGTGGCGGGCACAGGCCTGTGGATGTACCAGCCGGGCAACGACCGACAGCTGGTGTTTGCCACCCTTCAGCAAGCCATGCAAGAGGTTGATCGTTTGAGTGCAGCAGGCACGCAGGCGCTGGAGCCTGCCACGGCCTGGAGCTGGTCGCAAACCTTGGAGCACTGCGCGCAGAGCATCGAGTTTTCTCTGCGCGGCTTTCCCGTGCCCAAGGCGGCGCTGTTTCAGCGCACGGCAGGTGCTGCGGCCTTTGCGGCGTTTGCCGCGCTGGGCCGCATGCGCCACAGCCTGGCCGAGCCCATCCCGGGGGCGCCTGCGCTGGCCGCTGCGGCGCCCGATGCGTCGGCCGCCCTGGCCCGGCTGCGCCAGGCGGTGCAAGACTTTGCGGCGCACCCCGGCCCGCTGCAGCCCCACTTTGCCTACGGCCCCCTGGGCCGCACCCAGTACGAGCAGGCCCACGCCATGCACCTGGCCAACCACCTCTCGGCTTTTGATGTGCGCCCTGGGTGA
- a CDS encoding GGDEF domain-containing protein: MPPKSLPAFSLRPRFSVHSPTLIVLAAILAALVTTVLYAVWFFNKNIPGLRLWTFSFLSASVFCTNLLVRDLFPELVSVALTQSSIALAAYFCFLGSRAYMGRTLPSHAYAVAAIAALVGVSIYFTVELPHLGARFALSGLVSGVYFVLTAVTLARGGFRNVPARYLFSGLVGFHGIFVLLRPLLFRLTTVDSVGVPDARLIDLLSQYVVLESTIALVMMAFGTVMLTNEYITTELRHLAEVDPLTSVFNRRAFLTLLEKAISQAERMRQSLPVLVLDLDHFKKINDTWGHSGGDDVLRQFVALANRCLRKEDVMGRLGGEEFAIFLPNADGPGAQAVAERLRTLVQAQPVQSGPQSIALTVSIGVALCVRGDSADAVLKRADTAMYLAKQKGRNRVEVAETPLFV, from the coding sequence ATGCCGCCAAAGAGCCTACCCGCCTTCAGCCTTCGCCCTCGTTTTTCTGTGCACAGCCCCACGCTCATTGTTCTTGCAGCCATCCTTGCGGCGCTGGTCACCACAGTGCTGTATGCCGTGTGGTTCTTCAACAAAAACATCCCAGGCCTGCGCTTGTGGACCTTTTCGTTCCTGAGCGCGTCGGTCTTTTGCACCAATTTGCTGGTGCGCGACCTATTTCCCGAACTGGTGTCCGTGGCGCTCACGCAAAGCAGCATTGCCCTGGCCGCGTACTTTTGCTTCCTGGGCAGTCGCGCATACATGGGCCGCACCTTGCCCTCGCATGCCTATGCAGTCGCGGCCATCGCAGCGTTGGTGGGCGTGTCTATCTACTTCACCGTCGAGTTACCCCACTTGGGGGCGCGGTTTGCGTTGTCGGGGCTGGTGAGCGGTGTCTACTTTGTGCTCACCGCGGTCACTCTGGCTCGGGGTGGGTTTCGCAATGTGCCTGCCCGTTACCTCTTCTCTGGCTTGGTGGGCTTCCATGGCATCTTTGTCTTGCTGCGGCCTCTGTTGTTTCGCCTGACAACGGTGGACTCCGTGGGCGTGCCTGATGCCAGGTTGATTGATCTGTTGTCGCAGTACGTGGTGTTGGAGTCCACGATTGCCCTGGTGATGATGGCATTTGGTACCGTGATGCTGACCAACGAGTACATCACCACAGAGCTGCGCCACCTGGCCGAGGTGGACCCGCTGACCAGTGTGTTCAACCGCCGTGCTTTCCTCACCCTGCTGGAAAAAGCCATCAGCCAGGCCGAGCGCATGCGCCAGAGCCTGCCCGTGCTGGTGCTGGACCTGGACCATTTCAAAAAAATCAACGACACCTGGGGCCACAGCGGCGGAGACGACGTGCTGCGCCAGTTTGTGGCGCTGGCCAACCGCTGCCTGCGCAAGGAAGACGTGATGGGGCGGCTGGGGGGCGAGGAGTTCGCCATTTTTCTGCCCAATGCCGATGGCCCTGGCGCCCAAGCGGTGGCAGAGCGCCTGCGCACTCTGGTGCAGGCGCAACCCGTGCAATCCGGCCCGCAGTCCATCGCGCTGACGGTGAGCATTGGCGTGGCGCTGTGCGTGCGCGGCGACTCTGCCGACGCTGTGCTCAAGCGGGCCGACACCGCCATGTACCTGGCCAAGCAAAAGGGCCGCAACCGGGTGGAAGTGGCCGAGACGCCGCTGTTCGTTTAG
- a CDS encoding DnaJ domain-containing protein: MTDHYAALGLAANASLADIKKAFRQKASFYHPDKNDAPDAAQCFAAVQKAYEVLSDDEARQAYDDNRRRNLLDDPLQTAQEIWQTYTHNILAP; the protein is encoded by the coding sequence ATGACCGACCATTACGCAGCCTTGGGGCTAGCGGCCAACGCCTCGCTGGCCGATATCAAAAAGGCTTTTCGGCAAAAGGCTTCGTTCTATCACCCCGACAAGAACGATGCCCCCGATGCAGCCCAGTGCTTTGCCGCCGTGCAAAAAGCCTATGAGGTGCTGTCCGACGACGAGGCGCGCCAGGCCTATGACGACAACCGTCGCCGCAACCTGCTGGACGACCCGCTGCAGACCGCCCAGGAAATCTGGCAAACCTACACCCACAACATCCTTGCCCCGTGA
- a CDS encoding YebC/PmpR family DNA-binding transcriptional regulator, whose product MGAQWKAKGKALVADAKGKLFGKLVKEITVAARGGADPASNSRLRLVVEQARKASMPKDTLERAIKKGSGTGADAVNYERVIYEGFAPHQVAVMVECLTDNVNRTAPEMRVLFRKGQLGTSGSVAWDFNHVGMIEAEPAKPDADPELAAIEAGAQDFEAGDEEGTTTFWTDPTDLDLVSRALPAQGFTVLSAKLGYKPKNPVNPANLTAEQLEEVENFLAAIDGNDDVQNVFVSLAG is encoded by the coding sequence ATGGGCGCACAGTGGAAAGCAAAAGGCAAGGCCCTTGTGGCCGACGCCAAAGGGAAGCTGTTTGGCAAGCTGGTCAAGGAAATCACCGTGGCTGCCCGTGGTGGTGCCGATCCCGCCAGCAATTCCCGTCTGCGCTTGGTGGTTGAGCAGGCTCGCAAGGCGTCCATGCCCAAAGACACTTTGGAGCGCGCCATTAAGAAGGGCTCTGGCACAGGTGCTGACGCGGTTAACTACGAGCGCGTCATTTATGAAGGTTTTGCCCCCCACCAGGTCGCCGTGATGGTTGAATGCCTGACGGACAATGTGAATCGGACGGCCCCTGAAATGCGGGTTTTGTTCCGCAAGGGGCAATTGGGCACGTCTGGCTCGGTGGCGTGGGACTTCAACCATGTGGGCATGATCGAAGCGGAACCCGCCAAGCCTGACGCAGACCCTGAGTTGGCCGCCATTGAGGCGGGCGCCCAGGACTTTGAAGCCGGGGACGAAGAGGGCACCACCACGTTCTGGACAGACCCAACGGACTTGGACTTGGTCAGCCGTGCACTGCCCGCACAAGGCTTTACCGTGTTGTCTGCCAAGCTGGGCTACAAGCCCAAGAACCCTGTCAATCCTGCCAACCTGACGGCTGAGCAGCTGGAAGAAGTGGAGAATTTCTTGGCGGCGATTGATGGCAACGACGATGTGCAAAATGTTTTTGTGAGCTTGGCAGGCTGA
- a CDS encoding ThiF family adenylyltransferase yields the protein MSGSGAVPGSVAPDEVTQRRFGGLERLYGVAGAQRIRGAHVVVVGVGGVGSWAAEALARSGVGRLTLIDMDHVAESNINRQIHALSGTVGQAKVLAMRDRIAQINPFCRVDCVDDFVDADNWPGLLAGVAVDAVIDACDQVKAKTAMAAWALSGKHRLISVGAAGGKRLAHKVDIDDLAATTHDPLLAQLRYRLRKHHRAARDGKKMGVVCVFSREAVAPPDASCMLAGEGDGSLNCHGYGSVVAVTATFGQCAAGWVIDKIAETSLKS from the coding sequence CTGAGTGGTTCTGGTGCCGTGCCTGGCTCCGTGGCCCCTGACGAGGTCACGCAGCGCCGGTTTGGGGGACTAGAGCGGCTCTATGGCGTAGCGGGTGCGCAGCGCATTCGCGGCGCGCACGTGGTCGTGGTCGGTGTGGGGGGGGTGGGCTCCTGGGCTGCTGAGGCCTTGGCTCGCAGCGGTGTTGGGCGCCTGACACTCATCGACATGGATCATGTCGCAGAGTCCAATATCAATCGCCAAATCCATGCGCTCTCGGGCACCGTGGGCCAAGCCAAGGTGCTGGCCATGCGCGACCGTATTGCTCAGATCAACCCTTTTTGCAGGGTCGACTGCGTTGACGACTTTGTCGATGCCGACAACTGGCCAGGTTTGCTGGCGGGCGTTGCGGTGGATGCCGTGATCGACGCGTGCGACCAGGTGAAGGCCAAGACCGCCATGGCGGCCTGGGCTCTTTCAGGCAAACATCGCCTGATCTCGGTGGGTGCGGCAGGGGGAAAACGCCTGGCCCACAAAGTAGACATCGACGATCTGGCTGCTACGACCCACGACCCATTGCTGGCGCAGCTGCGCTACCGCTTGCGCAAGCACCATCGTGCTGCACGCGATGGGAAAAAAATGGGCGTGGTGTGCGTTTTCAGCCGCGAAGCTGTCGCCCCGCCCGATGCGTCTTGCATGCTGGCTGGCGAAGGGGATGGCTCGCTCAATTGCCATGGCTATGGCTCGGTGGTTGCGGTGACGGCCACCTTTGGTCAGTGTGCAGCCGGATGGGTGATCGACAAAATAGCAGAGACTTCTTTGAAGTCCTAA
- the ybgF gene encoding tol-pal system protein YbgF, whose product MQSPLIVKPFKTLLAALLAGLFATASQAAIFEDGEARRAILELRQRVDSMQATQQRSAEELRQDSEQLRRNLLDLQNQIELLRSEQAKLRGQNEQLLRDVADLQRRQKDIAQGVDERLSKFEPVKVTLDGQEFQADPSEKRDFEAALAIFRSGKFAEASTAFASFVRQNPRSGYVPSSRFWLGNAQYAQRDYKEAIGNFKQLLTDAPTHARAPEAALSIANCQLELKDNRASRKTLEDLVRAYPQSEAAAAAKERLARLK is encoded by the coding sequence ATGCAATCGCCACTGATCGTTAAGCCGTTCAAAACCCTGCTGGCAGCCTTGCTGGCAGGGCTTTTTGCCACGGCCAGCCAAGCCGCCATCTTCGAAGATGGTGAAGCACGCAGGGCTATTTTGGAGCTGCGCCAGCGCGTGGACTCCATGCAAGCGACCCAGCAACGATCGGCCGAGGAGTTGCGCCAGGACAGCGAACAGCTTCGCCGCAACCTCCTCGATCTGCAGAACCAGATCGAGTTGCTGCGCTCTGAGCAGGCCAAATTGCGTGGTCAAAATGAGCAGCTTTTGCGCGACGTGGCAGATTTGCAGCGGCGCCAGAAAGACATTGCCCAGGGGGTCGATGAACGCCTGAGCAAATTTGAACCGGTGAAGGTGACTCTGGATGGCCAGGAGTTCCAGGCCGATCCCAGTGAGAAGCGGGATTTTGAAGCCGCGCTGGCGATCTTCCGCTCTGGCAAGTTCGCAGAAGCCAGCACTGCCTTTGCGTCGTTCGTGCGCCAGAACCCGCGCAGTGGCTATGTGCCTTCGTCGCGTTTTTGGCTGGGCAACGCCCAGTATGCACAGCGTGACTACAAGGAAGCCATTGGCAACTTCAAGCAGTTGTTGACTGATGCCCCGACCCATGCGCGTGCCCCTGAAGCTGCGCTGTCGATTGCCAACTGCCAGTTGGAGTTGAAGGACAACCGGGCTTCTCGCAAGACGCTGGAAGACTTGGTTCGCGCGTACCCCCAGTCTGAGGCGGCCGCAGCGGCGAAAGAGCGACTTGCCCGGCTCAAGTGA
- the pal gene encoding peptidoglycan-associated lipoprotein Pal, with amino-acid sequence MIKQATLALSLVALMAAGCSSGVKLDDVPVEDKTASSTTGNGANSGGTSQSGVAGVDLNQSARDGAGPVGVSRIVYFDYDSYVIKPEFQAVIEAHARFIKAGGNRKLMVEGHTDERGGREYNLALGQKRAEAVRRALALLGVQDAQVEAVSFGKEKPAAQGGTEEVHAKNRRAELSYR; translated from the coding sequence ATGATCAAACAAGCAACCCTGGCCCTTTCCCTCGTCGCCTTGATGGCCGCTGGCTGCAGCTCTGGCGTCAAGCTCGACGACGTGCCAGTGGAAGACAAAACAGCCTCGTCTACGACTGGCAATGGTGCCAACTCGGGCGGCACCAGCCAAAGCGGCGTGGCCGGTGTGGATCTGAACCAATCGGCCCGTGACGGCGCAGGCCCAGTGGGCGTGAGCCGCATCGTGTACTTTGACTACGACAGCTACGTGATCAAGCCAGAGTTCCAGGCTGTGATCGAAGCGCATGCCCGTTTCATCAAGGCTGGCGGTAACCGCAAGCTGATGGTGGAGGGCCACACCGATGAGCGCGGTGGCCGCGAATACAACTTGGCCCTGGGCCAAAAGCGTGCGGAGGCTGTGCGCCGCGCACTGGCCCTGCTGGGCGTGCAAGACGCTCAAGTCGAAGCGGTGAGCTTTGGTAAGGAAAAGCCTGCAGCCCAAGGCGGTACTGAAGAAGTCCACGCCAAGAACCGCCGCGCTGAACTGTCGTACCGCTGA